The sequence GGTCAAGGTGAACAAGAATCATTACATCAGACCTTCCTGCCTCATTTTTTGTTCGCCTGTCAGTTCCCAAAAGGAGTATATTTGTTGGCTTTGAGGTATCGAGAGGAATCTCCCCCTTTGAGTGCTCGTTAATGAGGCTCAAATTTTTTGCCGTAATGTAAACATAATACCCAAGCACCACCACAAATGCTATAAGCACTACAACCAAAACTTGCTTTATAATTTTCTTTGCATTTACAGTCATTTCCAAATTTCCTTTCAATCAAAAATCATTGCCAGATATATCACAAGTGATATTATAATCAAAAATTTTGCTAAAATTATGAATTTCCTCATTTTAAAAGTAATTTAATAATATGAGGTCCAAAAAGGAGTGAAATAGTCGTCATTAGCTTAATGAGGATGTTAATAGAAGGTCCTGCAGTATCCTTGAGAGGGTCGCCAACCGTATCTCCAACAACGCTTGCCCTGTGTGCCTCAGACCCTTTGCCTCCAAAGTTACCCTGTTCAATATATTTCTTTGCGTTGTCCCAGGCAGCCCCAGCATTTGCCATATAGATTGCAATAATTACGCCCGAAAGAAGCGCTCCTGCTAACAACCCACCAGTAAACTCTTTACCATAGGACATAAAGATAATTAATCCTGCAAACGGAGAAATAACTGCAATAAGAGAAGGAAGAATCATACTCTTTAAGGCACCTTTCGTAGAGATTGCAACGCACTTCTTGTAGTCAGGATCTGCTTTTCCGGACATAAGCCCGGGAATTTCTCTGAACTGCCTTCTAACTTCTTCGACCATAAAACCTGCAGTCCTTGATACCGCCATTATCGCAAGTGCCGAGAACAAGAATGGAAGTGCTGTGCCAACAAACATCCCTGAGATTGTATATGGAGACATAACATCGAGTGTGTTCATTTCCATTGTTTGTATATAAGAGGAGAATAGTGCAAGTGCAGTAAGTGCAGCAGAACCGATTGCAAAGCCCTTGCCCATTGCGGCAGTTGTATTTCCAAGTGCATCAAGCGTATCTGTCCTTTCCCTTACTTCATGCGGAAGGTGGGACATTTCTGCAATACCACCTGCGTTATCTGCAATTGGTCCATATGCATCGACGCTCAAACTTATACCAAGAGTTGAAAGCATGCCCAAACCTGCAAGGGCAATACCAAAAAGCCCGCTAAACCTGTAAGCAATTATTATTCCTAATGCAATAAGGACAAGGGGGATAAATGTGCTTTCCATTCCAACAGCCATTCCAGAAAGGATTGTTGTTGCAGCGCCACCCTCAGAAGCAGACTTTGCAATTTCGACAATCGGTTTGGAACTTGTATAATATTGTGTTATGAATCCAATTGCAAGCCCTATAAGAAGCCCGGTAATAATTGCAACAAAGTAGTTAATGCCATTGGGAATACCTTTTGAAACGAAGAAGAAAATCACTATTGCAACAATATTTGCAGTAACAGAACCGATATTAAGCGCCTTTTGAGGATGAATGTTGAGTTTGGATGCAATAAGGGAAGAGACTACACCTATAAGCGAGGAAAGAATACCATATCCAGTGATGAGATATATATAAGTTGAGGCATTGCTTCCAAGCGCAAGAATCCCAAGGATTATAGCTGCAGTAATCGAACCAACATATGATTCGTATAAATCTGCACCCATCCCTGCAATATCGCCCACATTATCTCCGACATTATCGGCAATGACCGCAGGGTTTCTCGGGTCATCTTCAGGAATGCCTGCTTCGATTTTGCCTACAAGGTCTGCTCCGACATCGGCAGCCTTTGTGTATATGCCGCCACCAACACGAGCAAATAATGCAACAAAACTCGCACCGATTGAATAACCGGTTACTGCAACAAGTGGACTAACCTGAGGGAGGAATTTCACAGTGATAACATAAGTAAGAAGGGAACCAATAATCCCAAGACCTGTTACCGTAAGCCCCATTACCGAACCGCCAGAGAATGCAACGAATAGTGCTTCGCCTGTGCTTTTTGTTGCAGCATTTGTAGTCCTAACACTTGCTCTTGTTGCAATGTACATCCCAAAAAATCCAGAAAGTGTTGAGAAAATTGTCCCAAGAATGAAGAAAAGCGCAACATAAGGAGAAATTACCACTCCAATTACAATTGCAAATATAATAACCCAGATATACATCGTCTTGTACTCTTCAAGGAGAAATGCAAGTGCACCGTCCTGGATTGCTTTTGCGATTTTTTTCATTCTTTCTGTGCCCTGGTCACGCCTTAAGATCGAGATTGATAAGATGATTGCAACGACAAGGGATAACACCCCGAAGATACCTGCAAGCCAAATTCCCATTCTTACCTCCTTCTATTTTCAGAATATGGAGCCGGCGATCTGATTTGAACAGACGACCCGCTCATTACGAGTGAGCTGCTCTACCCCTGAGCTACGCCGGCACCTAAACTAAAACTTCCTAAAATAAAAATGGAGCGGAAGACGGGATTCGAACCCGCGACACCTGCCTTGGCAAGGCAGTGCTCTACCCCTGAGCTACTCCCGCTTTTGTCTCTCATTTTCATTAAACTGGCGGGATCGATGGGATTCGAACCCACGGTCTCCGGCGTGACAGGCCAGCGTGTTAGACCACTACACCACGACCCCGCTAAATGTATTATATTTAAACTTACAATTTTTTGCAATATCCTAATGGTGGGCGAAACAGGATTCGAACCTGTGACCCCTTCCGTGTGAGGGAAGTGCTCTACCGCTGAGCCATCCGCCCACAACCCACCTAAAAAAATTTGGTGCCCTCGAGGAGAGTCGAACTCCTATCGCCGCCTTGAAAGGGCGATGTCCTAACCGTTAGACTACGAGGGCGCAACTGGTGAGCCGTGCAGGATTCGAACCTGCGACACCCGGCTTAAAAGGCCGGTGCTCTGCCTACTGAGCTAACGGCCCCCATAGGGGTATAGCAATAATATAATACAGAAATATTAATTTCTGTCAAGTGGGTAGATTAATACCCCTCGACTCGTTCGACAAACTTTGTGTATTCTTGCTGGAACAAAAGTGATGCTTTGCCCTGAGGCCCATTTCTCTGTTTTGCAACAATGAGTTCTATTTCTTCCCTGTTATCCTCATCTGGCACATGCAAAAAGATAACAACATCTGCATCCTGTTCGATTGAGCCAGATTCCCTGAGGTCTGAAAGGACTGGGCGTTTATCCTCACGCTTTTCTACAGCCCTGCTCAGTTGCGATAGGACTACAATAGGTATATCAAGTTCTCTTGCAAGATTTTTAAGCCCACGGGTAATTTGTGAAATTTCAAGAACTCTATTCTCAACCTTTTGCTCGGACCTTATAAGCTGAAGGTAATCTATAAAAATGATTTCAATTTTTGCTTCAATTGCAAGCCTGCGGGATTTTGTCCTTATATCGTTAAGCGTTACATCTGGAGAGTCATCAATATAGATAGGTGCTTCATAAAGGCTTGAATATGCCTCGGTTAATTTGGGCCAGTCCTCGTCCCTAAGGTATCCCGTCTTCAATCGCATCATATCAACCTTTGCTTCGGCGCACAACATCCTTTCGATG comes from Caldisericum sp. and encodes:
- a CDS encoding sodium-translocating pyrophosphatase, whose protein sequence is MGIWLAGIFGVLSLVVAIILSISILRRDQGTERMKKIAKAIQDGALAFLLEEYKTMYIWVIIFAIVIGVVISPYVALFFILGTIFSTLSGFFGMYIATRASVRTTNAATKSTGEALFVAFSGGSVMGLTVTGLGIIGSLLTYVITVKFLPQVSPLVAVTGYSIGASFVALFARVGGGIYTKAADVGADLVGKIEAGIPEDDPRNPAVIADNVGDNVGDIAGMGADLYESYVGSITAAIILGILALGSNASTYIYLITGYGILSSLIGVVSSLIASKLNIHPQKALNIGSVTANIVAIVIFFFVSKGIPNGINYFVAIITGLLIGLAIGFITQYYTSSKPIVEIAKSASEGGAATTILSGMAVGMESTFIPLVLIALGIIIAYRFSGLFGIALAGLGMLSTLGISLSVDAYGPIADNAGGIAEMSHLPHEVRERTDTLDALGNTTAAMGKGFAIGSAALTALALFSSYIQTMEMNTLDVMSPYTISGMFVGTALPFLFSALAIMAVSRTAGFMVEEVRRQFREIPGLMSGKADPDYKKCVAISTKGALKSMILPSLIAVISPFAGLIIFMSYGKEFTGGLLAGALLSGVIIAIYMANAGAAWDNAKKYIEQGNFGGKGSEAHRASVVGDTVGDPLKDTAGPSINILIKLMTTISLLFGPHIIKLLLK